One Azospirillum sp. B510 genomic window carries:
- a CDS encoding carboxylesterase family protein produces the protein MDAAPSRALKLLVSAGILALPLLTSACITPIEPPPLYKKAPPNPVLPSSAQCPASAPNAVWTDESKTAIALCGATVPNSDTSKKETSKSAPLVSFLGIPYTAAPPTPPNRWRPSEPASWPPSPAVAAVNIQSQCMQKLESWDQPPTDEDCLYLNIWAPSDKLNSPSPDLPVMVFIHGGAFVAGSGGMPVYDGAALARKGVIVVTLNYRLGAFGFMAAKVEPGPAKNNQTPRPPIDINGNFGLIDQRNAMTWVQRNIARFGGDPQKITLFGESAGAMSTGIHLFSSPASSSLFRAAIMESNPVGSLYRTLEQAQAQGGNFITSLCQRFDNNASCDGNMEWLQSVSPEKIQAAQNGFRNIQVPDGRNQVPDTSVLNDSLTWAPNVDGTQVVAQPLAGYAQGMPVKPFMFGTNANEGALFAAKIASSIPGGHFDKLEYELVLANVIRSKEIRQQIITYKNTAGQTPYFPPAPPPPPSYYGKNTVTNSTAQTTYSLINDFAFHCANLSMADQAALTTAIFSPNTPIYGYWFSQPPVFDIYRTSPTDYVEACLPGSGNVCHGNELPYVFGTLDALPGMTPAPDDRKLETAMTTVWTDFAKNPTAVQGLEPYNQDPKKKTGKVLNVFNVSVEAVKRRMPVSDLNTAANCSLWNKVGVYPQAAIGIEETKTRKH, from the coding sequence ATGGATGCCGCCCCGTCCCGGGCGCTGAAGCTCCTGGTCTCCGCCGGGATCCTCGCGCTGCCGCTGCTGACCTCGGCCTGTATAACGCCGATTGAGCCGCCGCCCCTCTACAAGAAAGCCCCACCCAACCCGGTCTTGCCGTCGTCGGCCCAATGCCCGGCGTCAGCCCCGAACGCGGTTTGGACCGATGAGAGCAAAACGGCGATCGCGTTGTGCGGCGCCACGGTGCCGAACAGCGACACCTCGAAAAAAGAGACCTCGAAAAGCGCGCCTCTCGTCTCGTTCCTCGGCATTCCCTATACGGCGGCACCGCCGACCCCACCCAACCGCTGGCGCCCGAGCGAGCCGGCGTCCTGGCCGCCGTCCCCGGCCGTCGCGGCGGTGAACATCCAAAGCCAGTGCATGCAGAAGCTGGAGAGTTGGGACCAGCCGCCGACGGACGAGGACTGCCTGTATCTGAACATCTGGGCGCCCTCCGACAAGCTGAACAGCCCGTCGCCCGATCTGCCGGTGATGGTGTTCATCCATGGCGGCGCCTTCGTCGCCGGATCCGGCGGCATGCCGGTCTATGACGGCGCGGCACTCGCCCGCAAGGGCGTCATCGTCGTCACGCTGAACTATCGGCTGGGCGCCTTCGGCTTCATGGCGGCCAAGGTCGAACCCGGCCCGGCCAAGAACAACCAGACCCCACGCCCCCCGATCGACATCAACGGCAATTTCGGCCTGATCGACCAGCGCAATGCGATGACCTGGGTCCAGCGGAACATCGCCAGGTTCGGTGGCGATCCGCAGAAGATCACCCTGTTCGGCGAAAGCGCCGGCGCCATGTCGACCGGTATCCACCTGTTCTCGTCGCCGGCCAGCTCTTCGCTGTTCCGGGCGGCGATCATGGAAAGCAATCCGGTCGGCTCGCTCTACCGCACGCTGGAACAGGCCCAGGCGCAGGGCGGGAACTTCATCACCTCGCTGTGCCAACGCTTCGACAACAACGCCAGTTGCGACGGCAACATGGAGTGGTTGCAGTCGGTATCGCCCGAAAAGATCCAGGCGGCCCAGAACGGCTTCCGGAATATCCAGGTGCCGGATGGCAGGAACCAGGTGCCCGACACAAGCGTGCTGAACGATTCGCTGACCTGGGCACCGAATGTGGACGGGACGCAGGTCGTCGCCCAGCCGCTGGCCGGCTATGCGCAGGGCATGCCGGTGAAGCCCTTCATGTTCGGCACCAACGCCAATGAGGGCGCGCTTTTCGCCGCGAAGATCGCCTCCAGCATACCCGGTGGCCATTTCGACAAACTCGAGTATGAGCTGGTGCTGGCCAATGTGATCCGGAGCAAGGAGATCCGGCAGCAGATCATCACCTACAAGAACACCGCCGGCCAGACCCCCTATTTCCCGCCGGCGCCACCGCCGCCGCCGTCCTATTACGGCAAAAACACGGTCACCAACTCGACCGCCCAGACCACCTATTCCCTGATCAACGATTTCGCCTTCCATTGCGCCAACCTGTCGATGGCCGACCAGGCCGCCCTGACCACCGCCATATTCAGTCCGAACACGCCGATCTATGGCTATTGGTTCTCCCAGCCGCCGGTGTTCGACATCTACAGGACGTCCCCGACGGACTATGTCGAGGCCTGCTTGCCCGGCAGCGGCAACGTGTGCCATGGTAACGAACTGCCCTACGTCTTCGGCACCCTGGACGCGCTGCCGGGCATGACCCCGGCGCCCGACGACCGGAAGCTGGAGACGGCGATGACCACGGTGTGGACCGATTTCGCCAAGAATCCGACCGCCGTGCAAGGTCTGGAACCCTACAATCAGGATCCCAAAAAGAAGACCGGCAAGGTGCTGAACGTCTTCAATGTCAGCGTCGAGGCCGTCAAGAGAAGGATGCCGGTTTCGGATTTGAACACCGCCGCCAATTGCTCCCTGTGGAACAAGGTCGGGGTCTATCCGCAGGCTGCGATCGGCATAGAAGAGACGAAGACCAGGAAGCACTGA
- a CDS encoding DUF1127 domain-containing protein: MAYSSTNATSGEMFATGTKESTFMLRVVHWVRDRVELHRAESELRQMSDAELSDIGLTRGEIHNAVRRGF, translated from the coding sequence ATGGCCTACTCTTCTACAAATGCCACGTCCGGCGAAATGTTCGCAACCGGAACAAAGGAAAGCACCTTCATGCTGCGCGTCGTTCACTGGGTGCGCGACCGGGTTGAACTTCACCGTGCGGAAAGTGAGCTGCGTCAAATGTCCGATGCCGAACTGTCGGACATTGGCCTGACCCGTGGCGAGATCCACAACGCGGTGCGTCGCGGTTTCTGA
- a CDS encoding methyl-accepting chemotaxis protein translates to MTSLLKAADRLLGNMRFTRKLVLALSVPMAGVVVLSSLLVWEQLEASRRAADLAAVTRLSVDMTSLVHELQKERGSSSIFLSAKLDEDRRRMTNVRTAADARLTDLSRQFADTRIRDPRVAGAMGEARDALSQLAALRSGVDGLSQSSMEVVKSYTVMIRKLLDAAGQARILSDDSDQLRAAEAMIALSEAKERLGQQRAIGGAAFRKDRFPADAHERFIELSGEYKALTIGLKAMLTAEQARFYDQTLAGPAIAEVERMRRIGIASAYGGGGQGVDAGTWFDTITVTIDMLRGVETRVAGDLITLANQDVRESMTRLTWMAAGLVVLLTTMTAIALLVARNITRPIARLNGDMARLESGERALTIDGAGRADELGAMARSLDQFRLSLAEADRLSAEQQRQQRERLREAERLERLVAEFDRHIERMAEELAGAADGLRGNAEQMSVIASDTEHHVLSVAHASEGASDNVQAVAAAAEELTASIAEIGRQMAGSTEMAEKAVGDVRRAADVIAALDDAARQVGEIVRMITDIAGQTNLLALNATIEAARAGEAGKGFAVVAQEVKQLANQTARATEDITAKVSEIQSATSQTVTAIGGIGGTVTRIEENISAVAAAVEEQNAATAEIGRNVRQAADGTGQVSHSATLVGTQASRAGAMAKEVLSMADALKHNADGLRRDVADFIAKIRAA, encoded by the coding sequence ATGACCTCGCTTCTCAAGGCTGCCGACCGCCTGCTCGGCAACATGCGCTTCACGCGCAAGCTCGTGCTCGCCCTCTCGGTCCCGATGGCGGGTGTCGTGGTCCTGTCGTCCCTGCTGGTGTGGGAACAGCTCGAAGCCAGCCGCCGGGCCGCCGATCTCGCCGCCGTCACCCGCCTGTCGGTCGACATGACCAGTCTGGTGCACGAGTTGCAGAAGGAGCGCGGGTCCTCCTCCATCTTCCTCAGCGCCAAGCTGGACGAGGACCGCCGCCGCATGACGAATGTGCGGACGGCGGCCGACGCCAGGCTGACGGACCTGTCGCGGCAATTCGCCGACACCCGCATCCGCGACCCCCGGGTCGCCGGCGCGATGGGCGAGGCCCGCGACGCGTTGTCGCAGCTGGCGGCTTTGCGCTCCGGCGTCGACGGGCTGTCGCAATCGTCGATGGAGGTGGTCAAGAGCTATACCGTCATGATCCGCAAGCTGCTGGACGCCGCCGGACAGGCGCGCATCCTGTCCGACGACAGCGACCAGCTGCGCGCCGCCGAGGCCATGATCGCCCTGTCCGAGGCGAAGGAGCGGCTGGGCCAGCAGCGCGCCATCGGCGGCGCCGCCTTCCGCAAGGACCGCTTCCCCGCCGACGCCCATGAACGCTTCATCGAGCTGTCGGGCGAATACAAGGCGCTGACGATCGGGCTCAAGGCGATGCTGACGGCGGAGCAGGCCCGCTTCTACGACCAGACCCTCGCCGGACCGGCCATCGCCGAGGTGGAGCGGATGCGGCGGATCGGCATCGCGTCGGCCTATGGCGGCGGCGGCCAGGGCGTCGATGCCGGCACATGGTTCGACACCATCACCGTCACCATCGACATGCTGCGCGGCGTCGAGACCCGCGTGGCCGGCGACCTCATCACGCTGGCCAACCAGGACGTCCGGGAGTCGATGACCCGGCTGACCTGGATGGCCGCCGGTCTGGTGGTCCTGCTGACGACGATGACGGCGATCGCCCTGCTGGTCGCCCGCAACATCACCCGGCCCATCGCGCGGCTGAACGGCGACATGGCCCGGCTGGAATCGGGCGAGCGCGCGCTGACCATCGACGGCGCCGGCCGGGCCGACGAGCTGGGCGCCATGGCCCGCAGCCTCGACCAGTTCCGCCTGAGCCTCGCCGAGGCCGACCGCCTCTCCGCCGAGCAGCAGCGGCAGCAGCGGGAGCGCCTGCGCGAGGCCGAGCGGCTGGAACGGCTGGTGGCGGAGTTCGACCGCCATATCGAACGGATGGCCGAGGAGCTGGCCGGCGCCGCCGACGGCCTGCGCGGCAATGCCGAGCAGATGAGCGTCATCGCCTCCGACACCGAGCACCATGTGCTGTCGGTCGCCCACGCGTCGGAGGGGGCATCCGACAATGTCCAGGCCGTCGCCGCCGCGGCGGAGGAGCTGACCGCCTCCATCGCCGAGATCGGCCGCCAGATGGCCGGCTCGACCGAGATGGCGGAAAAGGCGGTCGGCGACGTCAGGCGCGCCGCCGACGTCATCGCCGCCCTCGACGACGCCGCCCGGCAGGTGGGCGAGATCGTGCGGATGATCACCGACATCGCCGGCCAGACCAATCTTCTGGCGTTGAACGCCACCATCGAGGCGGCGCGGGCCGGCGAGGCCGGCAAGGGATTCGCCGTGGTGGCGCAGGAGGTGAAGCAGCTCGCCAACCAGACCGCCAGGGCGACCGAGGACATCACCGCCAAGGTGTCGGAAATCCAGTCGGCGACCAGCCAGACCGTCACCGCCATCGGCGGGATCGGCGGCACCGTGACCCGGATCGAGGAGAACATCTCCGCCGTCGCCGCCGCGGTCGAGGAGCAGAACGCCGCCACCGCGGAGATCGGCCGCAACGTCCGTCAGGCCGCCGACGGCACCGGACAGGTCTCGCACAGCGCCACCCTGGTCGGCACCCAGGCCAGCCGCGCCGGCGCGATGGCGAAGGAGGTGCTGTCGATGGCCGACGCGCTGAAACACAACGCCGACGGGCTGCGCCGCGACGTCGCCGACTTCATCGCGAAGATCCGGGCGGCGTGA
- a CDS encoding homoserine dehydrogenase has translation MPNAQQAPLKIAVAGLGTVGAGVLKLLDTQASLIERRCGRRIEVVAVSARSKGKDRGVDLSAVQWFDDPVAMAAQSGADLVVELIGGSEGPARDTVATAIETGKHVVTANKALLAVHGTGIARKAEAGGLTVAFEAAVAGGIPIIKGLREGLAANGVSEIHGILNGTCNYILTEMRTTGRDFADVLADAQALGYAEADPSFDVDGIDAAHKLAILASVAFGTAVDFASVFIEGIRQVSAVDFDYADQLGFRIKLLGIARRTDAGIEQRVHPCMVPKTAPIASVDGVFNAVVAQADFADRVLFVGRGAGAGPTASAVVADLIDIARGRSTPTFGVPAGLLGASTPSPMEARRGAYYVRLMVKDRPGVIADIAAAMRDQGVSMEQFLQRGRSPDEGVPVVLTTHDTDEASMRRALATIAASDTVLEPPRMIRIEQF, from the coding sequence ATGCCGAACGCCCAGCAAGCCCCCCTGAAAATCGCCGTCGCCGGCCTCGGTACGGTCGGCGCCGGCGTCCTGAAGCTGCTGGACACCCAAGCCTCGCTGATCGAACGGCGCTGCGGCCGCCGGATCGAGGTGGTCGCGGTCAGCGCCCGCTCCAAGGGCAAGGACCGCGGCGTCGATCTGTCGGCGGTCCAATGGTTCGACGATCCGGTCGCCATGGCGGCCCAGTCCGGCGCCGATCTGGTGGTCGAGCTGATCGGCGGCTCGGAAGGGCCGGCGCGTGACACCGTCGCCACCGCGATCGAGACCGGCAAGCATGTGGTCACCGCCAACAAGGCCCTGCTGGCCGTCCATGGCACCGGGATCGCCCGGAAGGCGGAAGCCGGCGGCCTGACCGTCGCCTTCGAGGCGGCGGTGGCCGGCGGCATCCCGATCATCAAGGGGCTGCGCGAGGGGCTGGCCGCCAACGGCGTGTCGGAGATCCACGGCATCCTCAACGGCACCTGCAACTACATCCTGACGGAGATGCGGACCACCGGCCGCGACTTCGCCGATGTGCTGGCCGACGCCCAGGCGCTGGGCTATGCCGAGGCCGATCCCAGCTTCGACGTCGACGGCATCGACGCCGCGCACAAGCTGGCGATCCTGGCCTCCGTCGCCTTCGGCACGGCGGTCGATTTCGCCTCCGTCTTCATCGAGGGCATCCGGCAGGTCTCGGCGGTCGATTTCGACTATGCCGACCAGCTCGGCTTCCGCATCAAGCTGCTGGGCATCGCCCGGCGCACCGATGCCGGGATCGAGCAGCGCGTGCATCCCTGCATGGTGCCGAAGACCGCCCCCATCGCCTCGGTGGACGGCGTCTTCAACGCCGTGGTGGCCCAGGCCGACTTCGCCGACCGGGTGCTGTTCGTCGGCCGTGGCGCCGGCGCCGGCCCGACCGCGTCGGCGGTGGTCGCCGACCTGATCGACATCGCCCGCGGGCGCTCGACGCCGACCTTCGGTGTTCCGGCCGGGCTTCTGGGCGCCTCCACCCCCTCGCCGATGGAAGCGCGCCGCGGGGCGTACTACGTCCGCCTGATGGTGAAGGACCGCCCCGGTGTGATAGCGGATATCGCGGCGGCGATGCGCGACCAGGGCGTCTCGATGGAGCAGTTCCTACAGCGCGGCCGTTCGCCGGACGAAGGCGTTCCGGTGGTCCTGACCACCCATGACACCGACGAGGCGTCCATGCGGCGCGCCCTTGCGACCATCGCCGCCAGCGACACGGTTCTGGAGCCGCCGCGGATGATCCGCATCGAGCAGTTCTGA
- a CDS encoding response regulator, whose translation MTRPKLDLLSVLVVEDSAFIRAVLAATLRAIGIGRVEGVASGADAIRWLEERRAALPPGTAPVDLILSDLVMPEVNGLMLLRWIRSSPRSPDKFLPVLMLSGAADRQYVEQARDLGATDFIAKPFSAHTIASRLLFAIARPRRHVLAKGYFGPDRRRADRPVAMDCRMTAPSEILVVHSASKARGIDRFPVIYFDLPNRLGAKAGLAPRDPVPTLPPEVLAAAEEEIQSRAGDYAVWIGSEVEEMGRRIDRLRFEPDSVPALMAQLNRSAHEMRGQGGIFGYPLITHIAKSLYEATRTGLSSVTADEHLLFKAHVDAIRAVMSGRVSGDGGVTGRQLLASLEVAKRKYAKADGAG comes from the coding sequence ATGACCCGGCCGAAGCTCGATCTTCTCTCGGTCCTGGTGGTGGAGGACAGCGCCTTCATCCGCGCCGTCCTGGCCGCGACGCTGCGCGCCATCGGCATCGGCCGGGTCGAGGGGGTGGCGAGCGGCGCCGACGCCATCCGCTGGCTGGAGGAGCGCCGCGCCGCCCTGCCGCCGGGCACCGCTCCGGTCGATCTGATCCTGTCCGATCTGGTGATGCCGGAGGTGAACGGGCTGATGCTTCTGCGCTGGATCCGGTCCAGCCCGCGCAGTCCCGACAAGTTCCTGCCGGTGCTGATGCTGTCGGGAGCCGCCGACCGCCAGTATGTCGAGCAGGCGCGTGATCTCGGCGCCACCGACTTCATCGCCAAGCCCTTCTCCGCCCACACCATCGCCAGCCGGCTGCTGTTCGCCATCGCCCGGCCGCGCCGCCACGTGCTGGCCAAGGGGTATTTCGGCCCCGACCGCCGCCGTGCCGACAGGCCGGTCGCCATGGATTGCCGGATGACCGCGCCGTCGGAGATCCTGGTGGTGCACAGCGCGTCGAAGGCGCGCGGCATTGACCGTTTCCCGGTTATTTATTTCGACCTGCCGAACCGGCTGGGCGCCAAGGCCGGGCTCGCCCCGCGCGATCCGGTGCCGACCCTGCCGCCCGAGGTGCTGGCCGCCGCGGAGGAGGAGATCCAGAGCCGGGCCGGCGATTACGCCGTGTGGATCGGCTCGGAGGTGGAGGAGATGGGCCGCCGCATCGACCGCCTGCGGTTCGAGCCGGACTCGGTGCCCGCCTTGATGGCGCAGCTCAACCGCTCCGCCCACGAGATGCGGGGGCAGGGCGGCATCTTCGGCTATCCGCTGATCACCCACATCGCCAAATCGCTGTACGAGGCGACCCGAACCGGCCTGTCCTCCGTGACCGCCGATGAGCATCTGCTGTTCAAGGCCCATGTCGATGCGATCCGGGCGGTGATGAGCGGCCGCGTCAGCGGCGATGGCGGCGTCACCGGCCGGCAACTGCTCGCCTCGCTGGAAGTGGCGAAGCGGAAATACGCGAAGGCGGACGGGGCGGGGTGA
- the glpX gene encoding class II fructose-bisphosphatase, whose amino-acid sequence MSTPSTHVDLSHMDRNLALEAVRVTEAAALSASLLMGRGDEKLADQAAVDAMRQALNTLYIDGTVVIGEGERDEAPMLYIGEKVGAGIGSGPKVDIALDPLEGTTICATGGPNSLAVIAMAEEGGFLNAPDVYMDKIAVGAGLPDNVVDLDETPANNLKALAAAKGTEVQELLVCILNRPRHAELIARVREAGARIMLINDGDVSGVIATSQAGTGVDMYVGSGGAPEGVLAAAALRCIGGQFQGRLLFRNDDEKARAAKWGVTDLDKKYSLHELARGNVMFAATGVTDGAMLKGVRRIPGGAYTHSVIMRSKSGTVRYIEAHHNLSRKPSVK is encoded by the coding sequence ATGTCTACGCCGTCTACGCATGTCGATCTGTCCCATATGGACCGCAACCTCGCGCTGGAGGCCGTCCGCGTGACCGAGGCCGCCGCCCTGTCGGCCTCGCTGCTGATGGGCCGCGGCGACGAGAAGCTGGCCGACCAGGCCGCCGTCGATGCCATGCGGCAGGCGCTCAACACCCTCTACATCGACGGCACCGTCGTCATCGGCGAGGGTGAGCGCGACGAGGCCCCGATGCTCTACATCGGCGAGAAGGTCGGCGCCGGCATCGGCTCCGGCCCGAAGGTCGACATCGCCCTCGACCCGCTGGAAGGCACCACCATCTGCGCCACCGGCGGCCCGAACTCGCTGGCCGTCATCGCCATGGCGGAGGAGGGCGGCTTCCTGAACGCCCCCGACGTCTACATGGACAAGATCGCGGTCGGCGCCGGCCTGCCGGACAACGTCGTCGACCTGGACGAGACCCCGGCCAACAACCTGAAGGCGCTGGCCGCCGCCAAGGGCACCGAGGTGCAGGAGCTGCTGGTCTGCATCCTGAACCGTCCGCGCCATGCCGAGCTGATCGCCCGCGTCCGTGAAGCCGGCGCCCGCATCATGCTGATCAACGACGGCGACGTTTCGGGCGTCATCGCCACCAGCCAGGCCGGCACCGGCGTCGACATGTATGTCGGCTCCGGCGGCGCGCCGGAAGGCGTTCTGGCGGCCGCCGCCCTGCGCTGCATCGGCGGCCAGTTCCAGGGCCGCCTGTTGTTCCGCAACGACGACGAGAAGGCCCGCGCCGCCAAGTGGGGCGTCACCGATCTCGACAAGAAGTACAGCCTGCACGAGCTGGCGCGCGGCAACGTCATGTTCGCCGCCACCGGCGTGACCGACGGCGCCATGCTGAAGGGTGTCCGCCGGATTCCCGGCGGCGCCTACACCCATTCGGTGATCATGCGCTCCAAGTCGGGCACGGTCCGCTACATCGAGGCGCACCACAACCTGTCGCGCAAGCCGAGCGTGAAGTAA
- a CDS encoding peroxidase-related enzyme (This protein belongs to a clade of uncharacterized proteins related to peroxidases such as the alkylhydroperoxidase AhpD.), producing the protein MPQPDHVMALPLPETPDLDADMRALFDKCTEKLGFVPNVLQAYSLRPRKLRNFALLYNELMQGESGLSKLEREMIAVVVSSANHCYYCLVAHGQAVRKLSGDPELGEMLVANYRVAPLEPRQRAMLDFAWKLTREPMSVGEPDREALRAVGFSAEDIFDIADTAGFYNMSNRLATAVDMIPNREYHSQDR; encoded by the coding sequence ATGCCGCAACCCGATCACGTCATGGCCCTGCCCCTGCCGGAAACGCCCGATCTCGACGCCGACATGCGGGCCCTGTTCGACAAATGCACGGAGAAGCTGGGCTTCGTGCCCAACGTGCTTCAAGCCTACAGCCTGCGGCCACGCAAGCTGCGCAACTTCGCCCTGCTCTACAACGAGCTGATGCAGGGCGAGAGCGGCCTCAGCAAGCTGGAGCGCGAGATGATCGCCGTCGTCGTCTCCTCCGCCAACCATTGCTATTACTGCCTGGTCGCCCATGGGCAGGCGGTGCGCAAGCTGTCCGGCGATCCCGAGCTGGGCGAGATGCTGGTGGCCAATTACCGCGTCGCCCCGCTGGAGCCGCGCCAGCGCGCCATGCTCGATTTCGCCTGGAAACTGACCAGGGAGCCGATGTCGGTGGGCGAGCCCGACCGCGAGGCGCTGCGCGCCGTCGGTTTCAGCGCCGAGGACATCTTCGACATCGCCGACACGGCCGGTTTCTACAACATGTCCAACCGTCTGGCGACCGCGGTGGACATGATCCCCAACCGCGAGTACCACAGCCAGGACCGCTGA
- a CDS encoding LL-diaminopimelate aminotransferase — protein sequence MSNTEFHRIKRLPPYVFAEVNAMKARARANGADIIDLGMGNPDQATPQHIVDKLVEAVRDPKTHRYSNSRGIPGLRKAHAAYYKRRFNVDVDPETECIVTIGSKEGLANLAQAITSPGDIILVPNPSYPIHPFGFILAGASVRHLPVGMENGASTDIDSFMIMLERAVRHSVPKPLALVLNYPSNPTAEVVGLDFYRPIVEFCRKHGIYILSDLAYAEIFFDDEPPPSILEIPEAREIAVEFTSMSKTYSMAGWRIGFATGNKTLITALARIKSYLDYGAFTPIQVAAAAALNGPQDCVQQVRDMYKQRRDVMIEGLAAAGWEVPSPKASMFAWAPIPPQFAHLGSLEFSKLLLQQAEVAVAPGIGFGEYGDGHVRLAMVENIHRIRQATRNIKEFFRSNAGGVAASKDPAARAALLESEKAKA from the coding sequence ATGTCCAACACCGAATTCCATCGCATCAAGCGCCTGCCGCCCTACGTCTTCGCCGAAGTCAACGCGATGAAGGCGCGAGCCCGAGCTAATGGCGCCGACATCATCGACCTCGGCATGGGCAACCCCGACCAGGCGACCCCGCAGCACATCGTCGACAAGCTGGTCGAGGCCGTGCGCGATCCGAAGACGCACCGCTACTCGAACTCCCGCGGCATCCCCGGCCTGCGCAAGGCCCATGCCGCCTATTACAAGCGCCGCTTCAACGTCGATGTCGATCCGGAGACGGAGTGCATCGTCACCATCGGTTCCAAGGAGGGGCTGGCCAACCTTGCCCAGGCGATCACCAGCCCGGGCGACATCATCCTGGTGCCGAACCCGTCCTATCCGATCCATCCCTTCGGCTTCATCCTGGCCGGCGCCTCGGTGCGCCACCTGCCGGTTGGCATGGAGAACGGGGCGTCGACCGATATCGACAGCTTCATGATCATGCTGGAGCGCGCCGTGCGCCACAGCGTGCCGAAGCCGCTGGCGCTGGTGCTGAACTACCCGTCGAACCCGACGGCGGAGGTGGTCGGTCTCGACTTCTACCGCCCGATCGTCGAGTTCTGCCGCAAGCACGGCATCTACATCCTGTCCGATCTCGCCTATGCCGAGATCTTCTTCGACGACGAGCCGCCGCCCTCGATCCTGGAGATCCCGGAGGCGCGCGAGATCGCGGTGGAATTCACCTCGATGTCGAAGACCTATTCGATGGCCGGCTGGCGCATCGGCTTCGCCACCGGCAACAAGACGCTGATCACGGCGCTGGCCCGCATCAAGTCCTACCTCGACTATGGCGCCTTCACGCCGATCCAGGTCGCCGCCGCCGCCGCGCTGAACGGTCCGCAGGACTGCGTCCAGCAGGTGCGCGACATGTACAAACAGCGCCGCGACGTGATGATCGAGGGTCTGGCCGCCGCCGGCTGGGAGGTTCCCAGCCCGAAGGCGTCGATGTTCGCCTGGGCGCCGATCCCGCCGCAATTCGCCCATCTCGGCTCGCTGGAATTCTCCAAGCTGCTGTTGCAGCAGGCCGAGGTCGCGGTGGCGCCGGGCATCGGCTTCGGCGAATACGGCGACGGCCATGTCCGCCTGGCGATGGTGGAGAATATCCACCGCATCCGTCAGGCGACCCGCAACATCAAGGAGTTCTTCCGCTCCAACGCCGGTGGCGTCGCGGCGAGCAAGGACCCGGCGGCCCGCGCCGCCCTTCTGGAATCCGAGAAAGCGAAAGCCTGA
- a CDS encoding type II toxin-antitoxin system RelE/ParE family toxin — protein sequence MARLEFTAAAQADLESIGDYIAQDNPMAAIRMVLDIRDHCRKIAAIPTLGRVRPEFGAGLRSFAVSPYLIVYKVEEPDRVIVIRVVHGARDLPQLMRD from the coding sequence ATGGCACGGCTGGAGTTCACCGCCGCCGCACAGGCCGATCTTGAAAGCATCGGCGACTACATCGCCCAGGACAACCCGATGGCGGCCATCCGCATGGTCCTGGACATCCGGGATCATTGTCGGAAGATCGCCGCCATTCCGACCTTGGGCCGGGTCAGGCCGGAGTTCGGCGCCGGCTTGCGCAGCTTTGCCGTCTCCCCCTATCTGATTGTGTACAAGGTTGAAGAGCCGGATCGCGTAATCGTCATCCGCGTCGTCCACGGCGCAAGGGACCTGCCACAGCTCATGCGGGACTGA